A single genomic interval of Mycolicibacterium sp. MU0053 harbors:
- a CDS encoding MBL fold metallo-hydrolase encodes MAEPDLQQLARSLYRLRIPGGPAHLLNSYLCVDDDGVTLVDTGWPDSAALIADALRALGKRRRDVVRIVLTHFHEDHCGSAAEIADWSEVEVVAGEGDAAFVRGDVAGPYPVLTRLEESIRSGDEWSLHGPPCRVDRAVRDGDVLGFGGGARVLEVPGHTPGSIAVHLPALDAVLTGDAVAEFHGQVILGVFNVDRQAAAESMRRLAATGARRAGFGHGEAALEGAAERMAPAVDVFSDDTAAG; translated from the coding sequence ATGGCTGAGCCCGACCTCCAACAGCTTGCCCGGTCGCTGTACCGACTCCGGATTCCGGGCGGCCCCGCTCACCTGCTCAACAGCTACCTTTGCGTCGACGACGACGGTGTCACGTTGGTCGATACCGGCTGGCCCGACAGCGCCGCACTCATTGCGGATGCCCTGCGCGCGTTGGGTAAACGGCGTCGCGACGTCGTCCGGATAGTTCTGACCCACTTCCACGAGGACCACTGCGGGTCAGCCGCCGAGATTGCGGACTGGTCCGAGGTGGAAGTGGTTGCCGGCGAGGGTGACGCGGCCTTTGTGCGCGGGGATGTCGCCGGTCCGTATCCGGTGCTGACCCGACTGGAGGAATCGATCCGTTCCGGCGATGAATGGTCGCTGCATGGACCGCCGTGTCGGGTTGACCGGGCGGTGCGCGACGGCGATGTCCTGGGCTTCGGCGGTGGTGCTCGCGTGCTGGAGGTCCCCGGTCACACGCCGGGCAGCATCGCGGTACACCTGCCCGCGCTCGACGCCGTACTCACCGGCGATGCAGTCGCCGAATTCCACGGTCAGGTGATTCTCGGCGTTTTCAACGTGGACCGACAGGCAGCCGCCGAATCGATGCGCCGGCTGGCCGCCACCGGGGCCCGCCGCGCTGGGTTCGGACACGGCGAGGCCGCACTCGAGGGTGCCGCCGAGCGGATGGCCCCAGCCGTCGACGTCTTCAGCGATGACACGGCAGCCGGATAA
- a CDS encoding PE-PPE domain-containing protein, with the protein MRTVRVAKNEGARARRRRIAGTKTKKAVLVGAAVATAVSVGLAPPIANAVASETYVIGLPSWLPADLVGGVPTLPSDPKAINNAVVGVKDNNPLIAWGATPVNAAAPAWQTWYNPSTMSFGYSRTGTGLFGIPLFSGGWTTTTWGQWVSPTDLTSADPLAIVAYVAGGGDLAQALAPLVNWTAYLQNVNLIAYGDGAIAAGQAYQALVDNFKGQTPEGYDPVTVGDPLTGPRQIVIVGANDPTGRTTQSQTFSNIIELATAAYALNIPGIGHQVPMPNPTAQPDLEVTPGGVIDATLLSLILLRNPGRPGGGLYSQFAPIYQEITGTNPVTPDRQDVLPDGVDPELVAKLLRGEPIDDISLETLIAALENADGQPILITIKADATWEYDLLSDAPLTANPVAWANSAASSLLVFNLLGGLLELGSGAVDPADPPIGVKTYVAPDGTIYATLTQSQLPLLAPFRLPAQLFGLVTGEDINTPGADAIEPLLKVLTNIAYADVVRNVDPVTGEITYDRTHLEHHVQTLFGTQTLDRETALYLPGDLISVLGKGVGDEMTDVLERTLVRVVELLNEIGIEAEVAPEVAQLLRVPGDAITTVSRDVGDGVSQALAAIGPHLPESPFDRSQEALAQRQRAVGKVVAPVIQTAGQIGAGVTAAVEGAGAAIQGPVPDEGAPLALTAADDEPNAGVAKTAKRSIFGGGELREGVSELRAKVKADATERRAATKKAVSNVRAGVKQAGDNIKKSVKDTTEKLKKAVTPKPKAEKKSTADE; encoded by the coding sequence ATGCGCACGGTACGAGTAGCAAAGAATGAAGGCGCGCGAGCGCGTCGTCGCAGGATTGCCGGCACCAAGACCAAGAAGGCGGTGCTGGTCGGGGCGGCAGTCGCGACCGCGGTGTCGGTGGGGTTGGCGCCGCCGATCGCCAACGCCGTGGCGAGCGAAACCTACGTGATCGGGTTGCCGTCGTGGTTGCCGGCCGACCTGGTTGGCGGGGTACCGACGCTGCCGTCCGATCCGAAGGCCATCAACAATGCCGTCGTCGGCGTCAAGGACAACAACCCGCTGATCGCTTGGGGCGCAACGCCGGTGAACGCGGCGGCCCCGGCCTGGCAGACCTGGTACAACCCGAGCACCATGTCGTTCGGTTACAGCCGAACTGGCACAGGACTTTTCGGTATACCGCTCTTTTCGGGTGGCTGGACGACGACGACGTGGGGCCAATGGGTGTCGCCCACCGACCTCACCAGCGCCGATCCGCTGGCGATCGTGGCCTACGTCGCGGGAGGCGGCGATTTGGCCCAAGCATTGGCGCCGCTGGTCAACTGGACGGCTTATCTCCAGAACGTCAACCTCATCGCCTACGGCGACGGGGCGATCGCTGCGGGACAGGCATACCAGGCCCTCGTCGACAACTTCAAGGGTCAAACCCCCGAAGGGTATGACCCGGTCACGGTGGGAGACCCCCTCACCGGGCCCAGGCAGATTGTCATTGTCGGCGCGAATGACCCCACCGGCCGGACGACGCAGAGCCAGACATTCTCGAACATCATCGAACTGGCGACAGCGGCTTATGCCCTGAACATCCCTGGCATCGGCCACCAAGTTCCGATGCCCAATCCGACGGCGCAGCCTGACCTCGAGGTAACTCCCGGCGGTGTCATCGACGCGACACTGCTGTCGCTGATCCTGCTGCGGAATCCGGGCCGGCCCGGCGGCGGGCTGTACTCGCAGTTCGCGCCGATCTACCAGGAGATCACCGGGACCAACCCCGTCACTCCGGATCGCCAGGACGTCCTGCCCGATGGCGTTGATCCCGAATTGGTCGCGAAGCTTCTTCGCGGCGAACCGATCGACGACATCTCCTTGGAGACGCTGATAGCCGCCCTGGAGAATGCGGACGGTCAGCCCATCCTCATCACCATCAAGGCCGACGCCACCTGGGAGTACGATCTGCTCTCCGATGCCCCGCTGACCGCTAATCCCGTTGCCTGGGCCAACTCCGCAGCGTCTTCGCTCTTGGTCTTCAACCTGCTGGGCGGTCTGCTCGAGTTGGGTTCCGGCGCTGTCGATCCCGCGGACCCGCCCATTGGTGTGAAGACCTACGTGGCTCCCGACGGCACGATCTACGCGACGCTCACCCAGTCGCAGTTGCCGTTGTTGGCCCCGTTCCGGCTGCCGGCTCAGCTTTTCGGTCTGGTCACGGGCGAGGACATCAACACCCCGGGTGCCGACGCGATCGAGCCGCTGCTGAAGGTCCTGACGAACATCGCCTACGCCGACGTGGTCCGCAACGTGGACCCGGTCACCGGTGAAATCACCTATGACCGGACGCATCTCGAGCACCACGTCCAGACCCTGTTCGGAACCCAGACGCTGGATCGCGAGACTGCGCTGTACCTGCCCGGCGATCTGATCTCCGTCCTCGGCAAGGGGGTGGGCGACGAGATGACCGACGTCCTGGAGCGAACGCTGGTGCGCGTTGTCGAGCTACTCAACGAGATCGGCATCGAGGCGGAGGTGGCCCCCGAGGTTGCGCAGCTACTTCGGGTGCCGGGTGACGCGATCACGACCGTCAGCCGTGACGTCGGTGACGGCGTCTCGCAAGCCCTGGCCGCCATCGGGCCGCACCTGCCGGAGTCGCCTTTCGATCGCAGTCAGGAGGCCCTGGCGCAACGACAGCGCGCGGTCGGCAAGGTCGTTGCCCCGGTGATCCAGACCGCCGGGCAGATTGGTGCTGGAGTCACGGCCGCCGTGGAGGGCGCGGGTGCGGCCATCCAGGGTCCGGTGCCGGACGAGGGAGCGCCGCTCGCGCTGACCGCCGCCGACGACGAGCCGAATGCCGGTGTCGCGAAGACCGCGAAACGATCGATCTTCGGCGGCGGCGAGCTGCGAGAAGGGGTGAGCGAACTCCGCGCCAAGGTGAAGGCCGACGCAACCGAGCGGCGGGCCGCCACCAAGAAGGCGGTCAGTAACGTCCGTGCCGGCGTCAAGCAGGCCGGTGACAACATCAAGAAGTCGGTCAAGGACACCACCGAGAAGCTGAAGAAGGCGGTGACCCCGAAGCCGAAGGCCGAGAAGAAGTCGACAGCGGACGAGTGA